The following DNA comes from Moritella sp. 24.
GGTGTAATAGATATACACGATATACCTACTTCGACACTGCCATTTTCAACCGCGGTTAATAATCCCTTTAGGGTGTAATCTTGCATCTTATATTGTAAATCGATACTACTGGCGATGCGTTGCCACAATAAAATACTTAACCCTGTGCTGGTGGTTTGCTGAATGCCGTTTGCGTCGAGGCTCATTACAAAGGGGGGGCAATGGTAGGTACCAACGTTCATCGTGGGGCGATTTTTTTCAATAAGGAGACTACTATTGTTTTCAGTAAGGGGATCATTATAGTTTTCAATAACGGAACTACTATAACTATATGTTGCCATACTGCATAAGTAACAGAGTACACACAGTCTTATGATCCGAAATGAGAGTGGTTGCATTACAATCCCTAGTATTTTTTAAGGTGTGTGTTGCTATTTGTTTATTAAGTTTAGTGGAAAATCATCTAGGAAGAAGGTTTATCAATATGAAATTTAAATTGTCGGCACCTTTGTTGCTCACCGCAATTGTTAGTGGGTTACTTAGCGCCTGTTCTAATACCAGTGAGCAGAGCGTCGTTGGTGATACTGCTGTTGATGCATCAAATACGAATGTAGTGGTAACTGAAACTTATTGGGTTGCGCCTGAACGCGTGGCTTGCCAGGGGGTTGTACCCATGCAGTGTTTGGTTGTTAATCAAGAAATTGATGGTGAAACGAATGGATGGCAGTTGTTTTATAATGATATATCAGGTTTTGAATTTGAACTGGGTTATTTTTATAAGTTATTTGTTGAAACGTCTGAAGTCGCTAACCCTGCTGCCGACAGTTCAAGCTTGTCGTATAAGTTAATTTCAGAAGTGGATAAAACACCACGCCATTATGCTGATAATACGATGTTGACTGAGAATAGAAAATGGAATCTAAAGCAGCTTGTTGGTTTGGGTAAAGTGAATCCGCTAATGCTGGATAAACCAGCCAATATTACTATTGCAGATGATCGTTTTTCAGGGTTCTCTGGCTGTAATAATATGTTTGGTCAAGTTCAGCATTTATTTGAAGATGCACAATTACAAAACACGCTATTGAAATTAGGGCCTATTGGTTCAACGTTGATGGCTTGTTCTGACCAAAATAGCAATGCGGTCGAGCAAAAGCTGCAGCAAGCGCTGGGTGTTGTAAATGCGATTCAGGTGCAATGGCCATTTTTAAATATGTATCAAAATGATGAACTGATGATCCAATTTGTTGCTGAAGATTGGGATTAATTTAAGCTACATTCAGCTTCTTCGGTGTAACTTATATTTCGGTAATAGGCGGTGAGTGGTAAACTTTCAGGGTCGAACTCACCAGCCCAATCTGAAATTCTTGAGTCCGTAACCCATGTATTAGCGATGATTTTAAGCTTACTGTCACTTGCCTTTGGTACTTGATCATAATTATCATCATGTACTTTATAGACCATCTCACCGTCAATGTACCAAAATATGGCACCTTCCGTCCATTTGATACCATAGCGATGAAAATCATCCGCCGCGTCAAAGTTCATATGAATAAGTACTTCATGTGCATTTTCGTATCTGTCATCGTTGGTCCAGTAATTAATTTGTAGCATTTGGGTATTATTGCCTAGAAACTCAATATCGATCTCATTATGTCTACCGTTACCTCCTTCAGGTGTATCGTCCGGGCCTGCAAACAGGAAAAATGAGGTGATAACACCAGATTCTCTTACTGGTTTTATTTCGGCTTCAAAACAACCGTAAGCATAATAATCATGGCTACGTAGCTCTCCAGACTCGTAAGGAAATCCACTTTCAGGGGATGATGTGGTTCTTATGCTGATATTCATGCCATTTTCGTCGAACTTAACCGTGTCGTCTGACCAAGAGCTTAAAAAAGGAAAGCCGTTACTCCAGTTATCAGAAAGCCACCAGAGATTGGAATTTAGTTTGTTAAGTGGATCAACAAATGAAACGGTTTTAGCGATGCTAGAGGCGGAGAATAACAATGACCCTGAGCATAATATGAGGAGGCTAAACTTAATTAAATTTGTCACTTTTATAGTCATAATGGGTAACGCTACGGAATAGTTTATGGTACACATTAGTATAGCCAGAAATGATATGTAGCAGGTTGCTAACGATTATTTTTATAAAAAACAAGATCTCGCTATCATTTTTATCGGTGTTTGCAATTGCCAGCACGCTTTCCTTCGTGCTGCTAACAATCACATCGATTTACTGACAGCTTGCTTTTCGTTGATAAGAAGCATTTCGATAATGTGCCGTAAGTGGGAAGTTATCTGCTTCAAAATATCCAGCCCAATTTGATATTCTATTGTCTGTCGCCCATACATTTGCAAGGATTCTTAGCTTGCTACTTGATACTTGGGGAATTGGATCACTTCTATGGTGTTTAACTTTATGTACAAGTTGGCCATCTACATACCAAGAGATGGACTTTCTTTTCCATTCAATACCATAGCGGTGAAACGCCTCTGATGCATCAAACCCCAGTGGTATAATATGCTCGTGGGCAAATTCATAACGATCATCATTAGTCCAGAAATTGATTTGAACCATGCTAGTGTCCTTACCTAAAAATTCAATATCAATCTCGTTATGCTGACTATTACCATTCGCAGGTTTATCAAAGGGACCTGCGAAGAGGAAAAAAGAAGTGATGACACCTGATTCAGATATTGGTTTCATGTCAATTTCAAAGCAACCATAACCGTAAAACTCTTGGCTGCGTAACTCACCAGATTGATAGGGATAACCTGTTTCGGGGAAATTTGTTGGTATTAGGCTTATTGCCATGCCTTCGTCACTGTAACTAATCGCTTCATCTTCCCAACTATTGGTGAAGGGAAAGCCATTACTCCAACCGTTTGAATGCCACCATATTGGTGAGTTAAGTTCGGTTAGTGGGTCTGAAAAACTAACAGGCTTTGCGAGACTCGTTATCGGA
Coding sequences within:
- a CDS encoding family 16 glycosylhydrolase produces the protein MPFPVLHQYKLPLMLLLCGATFPITSLAKPVSFSDPLTELNSPIWWHSNGWSNGFPFTNSWEDEAISYSDEGMAISLIPTNFPETGYPYQSGELRSQEFYGYGCFEIDMKPISESGVITSFFLFAGPFDKPANGNSQHNEIDIEFLGKDTSMVQINFWTNDDRYEFAHEHIIPLGFDASEAFHRYGIEWKRKSISWYVDGQLVHKVKHHRSDPIPQVSSSKLRILANVWATDNRISNWAGYFEADNFPLTAHYRNASYQRKASCQ
- a CDS encoding family 16 glycosylhydrolase, which translates into the protein MNISIRTTSSPESGFPYESGELRSHDYYAYGCFEAEIKPVRESGVITSFFLFAGPDDTPEGGNGRHNEIDIEFLGNNTQMLQINYWTNDDRYENAHEVLIHMNFDAADDFHRYGIKWTEGAIFWYIDGEMVYKVHDDNYDQVPKASDSKLKIIANTWVTDSRISDWAGEFDPESLPLTAYYRNISYTEEAECSLN
- a CDS encoding DUF4377 domain-containing protein, whose translation is MKFKLSAPLLLTAIVSGLLSACSNTSEQSVVGDTAVDASNTNVVVTETYWVAPERVACQGVVPMQCLVVNQEIDGETNGWQLFYNDISGFEFELGYFYKLFVETSEVANPAADSSSLSYKLISEVDKTPRHYADNTMLTENRKWNLKQLVGLGKVNPLMLDKPANITIADDRFSGFSGCNNMFGQVQHLFEDAQLQNTLLKLGPIGSTLMACSDQNSNAVEQKLQQALGVVNAIQVQWPFLNMYQNDELMIQFVAEDWD